One genomic segment of Sanyastnella coralliicola includes these proteins:
- a CDS encoding M56 family metallopeptidase, with protein MITDILTYNAFLLVWSLAMFLLTTKSRPAKWYRFAWLAGPLVALTPFLVPNGAVEVVLPTIELPVLELSGEATVSSSMSWWAILYVVGIVSAPAILIVRIIRLVMIHRRSTRDNNVYLLAAQDVDRGAFSFFKKIYLPSTLGPDLRSCVIKHEQVHVQREHSLDVVFVEVLKILFWFNPAVYLMKAGLSICHEYEADELTSEAVGDEQYVNALLSSSFGLNHIASIVHPFSKANIKTRITMLHSSKKLRLAWILPMVAFAMILSLQACTKKADTAADEKIYETVDKMAEFQGGMEGLITYVSNNLEYPQEAKDGNIQGMVAVSFVVGADGKVKDATVLKSLSEACDAAALSVFNDMPDWTPAEVNGETVAQSLTLPIRFQIDA; from the coding sequence ATGATCACAGACATCCTTACATACAACGCATTTTTACTTGTTTGGTCTTTAGCCATGTTCCTATTGACTACCAAGTCTCGACCGGCGAAATGGTACCGTTTTGCATGGCTAGCCGGTCCTTTGGTGGCATTGACTCCTTTCCTGGTTCCGAATGGGGCTGTGGAGGTGGTATTGCCTACGATTGAGCTACCCGTATTGGAACTTTCAGGAGAAGCAACGGTATCATCTTCGATGTCGTGGTGGGCTATTCTATATGTGGTCGGAATCGTTTCCGCGCCAGCGATATTGATTGTAAGAATTATAAGACTCGTCATGATCCACCGCAGATCAACTAGAGACAATAACGTGTACCTATTGGCAGCGCAGGATGTAGACCGCGGAGCATTCTCATTCTTCAAGAAGATTTACCTACCAAGCACACTCGGACCTGATTTGCGTTCATGCGTGATTAAGCACGAGCAGGTTCATGTGCAGCGCGAGCACAGCCTTGATGTTGTGTTTGTGGAGGTATTGAAGATTTTATTTTGGTTCAATCCGGCGGTGTACCTGATGAAGGCAGGTCTATCGATTTGTCATGAGTACGAAGCGGATGAATTGACTTCAGAAGCCGTTGGTGACGAGCAATATGTGAACGCACTATTGAGCAGTTCTTTCGGACTGAATCACATCGCTTCGATCGTTCACCCTTTCAGTAAAGCAAATATCAAAACCCGTATAACTATGTTACATTCAAGTAAGAAGCTACGCCTTGCGTGGATCCTACCTATGGTTGCTTTCGCAATGATTCTCTCACTGCAAGCATGTACGAAAAAGGCAGACACTGCCGCAGACGAAAAGATCTACGAGACAGTAGATAAGATGGCAGAATTCCAGGGAGGAATGGAAGGTCTGATTACCTACGTTTCCAACAATCTGGAGTATCCACAAGAAGCCAAGGATGGAAATATCCAAGGAATGGTAGCGGTGTCTTTTGTTGTTGGTGCCGATGGGAAAGTGAAAGACGCAACGGTCTTGAAGTCTCTGTCAGAGGCTTGTGACGCAGCTGCACTCTCAGTTTTTAACGACATGCCAGATTGGACTCCTGCCGAGGTAAACGGTGAAACGGTAGCTCAATCATTGACACTTCCGATCCGATTTCAGATCGATGCCTAA
- a CDS encoding BlaI/MecI/CopY family transcriptional regulator → MIQLTRAEEEVMQVLWELENAFVKEILEQFPEPKPAYNTLSTIVRILEQKGVVSHEAIGRSHRYFPVLSKTQYRSASLERLSSDYFGGSFKELASCWLQDNQINIDDLEEIKALIGKRKKKN, encoded by the coding sequence ATGATTCAATTGACACGAGCAGAAGAAGAGGTAATGCAAGTTCTATGGGAACTTGAAAATGCCTTTGTTAAGGAGATACTCGAGCAGTTCCCTGAGCCAAAACCTGCCTACAATACCTTAAGTACGATCGTCCGTATCCTCGAACAGAAGGGAGTCGTTTCTCATGAAGCGATAGGGAGATCGCACAGATACTTCCCTGTATTGAGTAAAACCCAATACCGTTCCGCTTCTTTAGAGCGATTGTCTTCAGATTACTTCGGCGGTTCATTCAAAGAGCTCGCAAGTTGCTGGCTTCAAGACAACCAAATCAATATCGATGACCTTGAGGAGATTAAGGCGTTGATTGGGAAGAGGAAGAAGAAGAATTAG
- a CDS encoding alpha/beta hydrolase: MAEHHIEVSRNLRYFDNEKPDQPELLMALHGYTQHPKFFQRKFNVLDDRAYVVAPEGLHRFYIQGHSGRVGASWMTKEDRLIDIADNMNYLDQLYLRLLMRNYERKTLLGFSQGAATAVRFFCHQPSYFDRLVLWAGSFPPDLDLPSNAEALNQTGIDLVIGDDDEFIKEDHIVELSKIFDAHQIKYRLHRFSGGHDIDSSTLSGLFR, from the coding sequence ATGGCTGAACACCACATCGAAGTATCTCGAAACCTCCGATACTTCGACAATGAGAAGCCAGATCAACCAGAGTTATTGATGGCTCTCCATGGGTATACGCAACATCCCAAATTCTTCCAACGCAAGTTCAATGTGCTCGATGATCGTGCTTATGTTGTGGCACCTGAAGGATTGCATCGCTTTTACATTCAAGGACATTCAGGAAGGGTAGGAGCCTCTTGGATGACAAAAGAAGATCGCTTGATAGATATCGCAGATAACATGAATTATCTCGATCAGCTGTACCTACGCCTTTTGATGCGGAACTATGAACGCAAGACCCTCTTGGGCTTCTCACAGGGAGCAGCCACTGCCGTTCGTTTTTTCTGTCATCAACCGAGTTACTTTGACCGTTTGGTTCTTTGGGCAGGTTCATTTCCGCCAGATTTAGATTTACCAAGCAATGCTGAAGCTCTGAATCAAACAGGTATCGATTTGGTCATTGGCGATGATGATGAATTCATTAAAGAAGATCACATCGTTGAGCTCTCGAAGATCTTCGATGCGCACCAAATCAAGTATCGCCTGCATCGTTTTTCTGGCGGACATGATATTGATTCTTCCACGCTATCTGGGCTTTTCAGGTAG
- a CDS encoding transglycosylase SLT domain-containing protein, translating to MEKAQKIWLLLAAICLFVACNSGETQQVESPAEAPADSLVIDLAEIRERGKLVLLTENSSISYYLYRGQAMGFDYEMVREFARANDLELEVRVLEDLNDMFQLLNEGKGDLIACNLAITDDRQGLVDFTMPLAETRQVLVQQNPTEPEDSLIDEWHELDGRELFVHRYSSFYENIVKREAADSSGVEIIEASGNIDSEQMIRLVAEGQIDLTVADENMAMLNATYYDNIDISMHVSDGEQIAWAVRKDSDSLLLALNDWIETRSTKRRLAYTYQKYFVARKDQQARVQSPFSSLSGKQISEFDNTIQEYSSELRWDWKLLAAMIYQESRFNPEARSWAGAFGLMQLMPNTAKRFGIDTTHTRERNIRAGVAYLKYLDNFWRNRIHDPQERVKFILASYNVGPGHVQDAQRIAQHVGKNPYVWDNNVSDCLLLKSEQKYLALEGVKHGYCRGKEPVQYVRNVISQYSMYQSMEL from the coding sequence ATGGAGAAGGCACAGAAGATTTGGCTTCTGTTGGCTGCCATATGCTTGTTTGTGGCCTGTAATTCAGGTGAAACACAACAAGTTGAGAGCCCAGCTGAAGCCCCTGCCGATTCATTGGTCATTGACCTAGCTGAAATACGTGAGCGCGGCAAACTCGTGCTCCTAACTGAAAACAGCAGCATCTCTTATTACTTATATCGTGGTCAAGCCATGGGCTTTGATTACGAAATGGTAAGAGAGTTCGCACGCGCCAATGACCTTGAACTTGAAGTACGTGTATTGGAAGATCTCAACGATATGTTCCAATTGCTCAACGAGGGTAAAGGTGACCTGATCGCATGCAACCTTGCGATTACGGATGACCGTCAAGGCCTCGTTGACTTTACCATGCCCCTCGCGGAGACGCGGCAGGTGCTGGTGCAACAGAATCCCACAGAACCCGAAGATTCATTGATTGATGAATGGCATGAACTGGATGGCCGTGAGTTATTCGTGCATCGCTACAGCTCTTTCTATGAGAATATCGTGAAGCGAGAAGCCGCAGACTCCTCAGGGGTAGAGATTATCGAAGCAAGTGGTAACATTGACAGTGAGCAGATGATTCGTCTGGTGGCTGAAGGTCAAATTGATCTGACGGTGGCCGATGAAAACATGGCCATGTTGAATGCGACCTATTACGATAACATCGATATCAGTATGCATGTGAGCGATGGTGAGCAAATCGCCTGGGCCGTGCGTAAAGATTCTGATAGTCTGTTGCTTGCATTGAATGATTGGATTGAAACGCGTTCTACAAAACGACGACTGGCTTATACCTACCAGAAGTACTTTGTAGCGAGAAAAGATCAGCAAGCCAGAGTTCAAAGTCCGTTCTCATCATTGAGCGGGAAGCAGATCTCAGAGTTTGATAACACTATTCAGGAATACAGTTCGGAATTGCGTTGGGATTGGAAGCTATTGGCGGCCATGATCTACCAAGAATCACGCTTCAATCCTGAGGCAAGATCTTGGGCGGGCGCGTTCGGATTGATGCAGCTGATGCCAAACACGGCGAAGCGCTTCGGAATTGATACAACACATACCCGTGAACGCAACATCAGAGCGGGAGTGGCATACTTGAAATACCTCGACAATTTCTGGCGAAATCGTATCCATGATCCGCAAGAGCGAGTGAAGTTTATCTTGGCTAGCTATAATGTTGGTCCAGGACACGTTCAGGATGCCCAACGAATCGCCCAACACGTAGGTAAGAATCCATACGTGTGGGATAACAATGTCTCAGATTGTTTGCTACTTAAGAGTGAACAGAAGTACCTTGCACTAGAGGGTGTGAAACACGGCTATTGCAGAGGTAAAGAACCCGTGCAATATGTCCGTAATGTGATTTCACAGTACTCGATGTATCAAAGCATGGAATTGTGA
- a CDS encoding T9SS type A sorting domain-containing protein — translation MKLIVMLFALMLGGAVTSTAGTIVMEGKYQQKNIFVINSIAPEGVGFCVYEVTVNGEITSDEVNSNAFEVDLSIYGLKLGDDVVVVINYKDGCEPKVLNPGALEPQPTFETVDIKVDDAGMLTWETLNEQGRLPFIIQQYKWNKWVNVGEVMGKGTSVKNNYSFQTNPVSGENKFRLIQKTYEGDNRTSPSVTYDSDKAAVTFEYDKKSKSVKFSGETNYELYNEYGQIIKRGFGTSADLSSLPKGTYYVSFDSDTQKFEKK, via the coding sequence ATGAAACTAATTGTTATGCTGTTCGCCTTGATGCTCGGCGGTGCTGTTACTTCAACAGCTGGAACGATCGTCATGGAAGGGAAGTACCAGCAAAAGAACATCTTCGTGATCAACTCTATTGCACCCGAAGGAGTTGGTTTCTGCGTATATGAAGTGACTGTAAACGGAGAGATCACATCTGACGAAGTGAACTCGAATGCGTTTGAAGTTGATCTGTCTATTTACGGACTAAAGCTCGGAGATGATGTTGTTGTAGTAATCAACTACAAAGACGGATGTGAGCCTAAGGTGCTTAATCCTGGTGCACTCGAGCCACAACCAACATTCGAAACTGTTGACATCAAAGTTGATGACGCAGGTATGTTGACTTGGGAAACATTGAACGAGCAAGGACGTCTTCCTTTCATCATTCAGCAATACAAGTGGAACAAATGGGTGAACGTTGGTGAAGTAATGGGGAAAGGAACCTCAGTAAAGAACAACTACTCGTTCCAGACAAACCCTGTTTCAGGAGAGAACAAGTTCCGTTTGATTCAGAAGACCTATGAAGGCGATAACCGCACTTCTCCTTCTGTGACTTACGATTCAGATAAGGCAGCCGTGACTTTCGAATACGATAAGAAATCGAAGTCAGTGAAGTTCAGTGGTGAAACGAACTACGAACTTTACAACGAGTACGGTCAAATTATCAAAAGAGGATTTGGAACTTCTGCAGATCTAAGCAGTCTTCCAAAAGGAACTTACTACGTTTCTTTCGACTCTGACACTCAGAAATTCGAGAAGAAATAA
- a CDS encoding ACP phosphodiesterase, translating into MNYLAHCFLSGEDDDILAGNYMGDFIKGNDWKKLPGRLGDGVVLHRLIDSFTDEHPETSELMEIVRPYCGRYAGIAIDMIYDHLLASRWGEFHDSELLTFTVNTYQRLEKYVEIMPPVCQRMFSYMSTGDWMYEYRRLEGLHQSLSGLERRIGRKTGLPDVIQVVETERYRFDKGFERFFPEIQRACSQKLASFGT; encoded by the coding sequence GTGAACTACTTAGCACACTGTTTTCTGAGCGGCGAAGACGATGACATCCTCGCCGGGAACTACATGGGAGACTTCATCAAGGGGAACGACTGGAAGAAGCTGCCCGGTCGACTCGGTGACGGTGTGGTGCTTCACCGATTGATTGATTCCTTTACTGACGAACATCCAGAAACCAGTGAGCTGATGGAGATCGTTCGTCCGTATTGTGGTCGCTACGCGGGAATCGCAATCGATATGATCTACGACCACTTGCTCGCCTCACGATGGGGCGAATTCCACGATAGTGAATTATTGACCTTCACCGTGAACACCTACCAGCGTTTGGAGAAGTATGTAGAGATCATGCCTCCCGTCTGTCAACGCATGTTTTCGTACATGTCAACGGGTGACTGGATGTATGAATATCGACGATTGGAAGGATTGCATCAATCGCTTTCAGGTTTGGAACGCAGAATTGGTAGGAAAACCGGTTTACCTGATGTTATCCAAGTGGTTGAAACAGAGCGATATCGATTTGATAAGGGCTTTGAACGCTTTTTTCCTGAGATTCAACGAGCTTGTTCACAGAAATTAGCTAGTTTTGGAACTTAG
- a CDS encoding sensor histidine kinase — MSPKQHQSKRRTRAYWAAQIIGWLIFAGGNALNLFLRDQLFSGVLISLGAMFVAGITTSHVFRELYHRWNWNQLSPWALLPRVLIVSGIESFIFTLIVGGVNDLLPERIANTPTLTSSAFFLVSMNFVLLFLLWNFLYFTVHYFENQRRVEIRNLELRAVNTEIELSNLRNQLRPHFMFNSLNSIRALIEEDPEKAKVAVTTLSSILRNTLLIGKHQLVPLSEELELVHKYLEMEKIRFEERLEYTSEVAPSVTEAHVPPLIVQTLVENGIKHGIAKLTSGGSLHIRISDDQGNTKIVVQNSGSIQSGNGPESTKTGLENIEKRLQLLYKEKASFDMKEQDQLVTCTLIIPKTIDNEGTRS; from the coding sequence ATGTCTCCTAAACAGCACCAAAGCAAACGTAGAACTCGCGCCTATTGGGCAGCCCAGATTATTGGGTGGCTCATCTTCGCCGGGGGAAATGCGCTGAACCTGTTCTTGAGAGACCAGTTGTTTTCTGGAGTATTGATTTCATTGGGAGCCATGTTCGTGGCAGGAATCACTACCTCACACGTATTCCGAGAACTCTATCATCGCTGGAATTGGAACCAACTCTCACCTTGGGCGCTGTTGCCTCGTGTGTTGATTGTCTCAGGAATTGAAAGCTTCATCTTCACCCTTATTGTTGGTGGTGTGAATGACCTTCTACCAGAGCGGATTGCAAATACACCGACCCTCACTTCTTCTGCCTTCTTCTTGGTCTCAATGAACTTTGTACTGCTGTTCCTTCTTTGGAACTTCTTGTACTTCACGGTTCATTATTTCGAGAATCAACGCCGCGTTGAAATCCGCAACTTGGAGCTACGTGCGGTCAATACTGAGATCGAATTAAGCAACCTGCGAAACCAGTTGCGTCCGCATTTTATGTTCAACTCATTGAACTCCATTCGCGCCTTGATTGAGGAGGATCCAGAGAAGGCGAAAGTGGCCGTGACTACCTTATCTTCTATCCTGAGAAATACCTTGTTGATTGGAAAACACCAGCTGGTTCCGCTTTCAGAAGAACTCGAATTGGTGCACAAGTACCTCGAGATGGAGAAGATCCGTTTTGAGGAACGGCTGGAGTACACGAGCGAAGTTGCTCCCTCGGTGACCGAAGCTCATGTACCTCCGCTCATTGTACAAACCTTGGTAGAGAATGGCATCAAACACGGCATTGCCAAGCTCACTTCAGGTGGCTCGCTGCATATCCGAATTTCGGATGATCAAGGAAACACCAAGATTGTCGTTCAGAATAGCGGATCCATTCAATCAGGGAACGGACCTGAAAGCACGAAAACCGGATTAGAAAACATCGAAAAGCGCCTTCAACTGTTGTACAAGGAGAAGGCTTCCTTTGATATGAAAGAACAAGATCAGCTGGTCACTTGCACCCTGATTATTCCTAAAACTATTGACAATGAAGGCACTCGTAGTTGA
- a CDS encoding LytR/AlgR family response regulator transcription factor codes for MKALVVDDERLARKELMRLLEKHPEVEVVGEASNGPECIELIESKEPDLVFLDIQMPGMSGFDMLAELDNVPEIIFVTAYDDYAIRAFEVNALDYLLKPIEEERLAGAIAKVTERFEREEAFVEEAKNDLLSASDRIFIKDGEKCWFVPLEEVRLFESEGNYVRVWFRDFKPLILRSLNQLDERLDPKQFFRTSRKHIVNLSWIDDIEPWFNGGLRCTLKDGKEIEVSRRQAARFKEIKSL; via the coding sequence ATGAAGGCACTCGTAGTTGACGATGAACGTCTGGCGCGCAAGGAATTGATGCGCCTCCTCGAAAAGCATCCCGAAGTAGAAGTTGTTGGCGAGGCAAGTAACGGTCCGGAATGTATTGAGCTCATAGAAAGCAAGGAGCCCGATCTTGTGTTCTTAGATATTCAAATGCCAGGAATGTCTGGTTTCGATATGTTGGCTGAACTCGACAATGTGCCTGAGATTATTTTTGTCACGGCCTATGATGACTACGCGATTCGCGCGTTCGAGGTGAACGCTCTAGACTATCTTCTGAAGCCAATTGAAGAGGAACGCTTGGCTGGTGCCATTGCGAAGGTTACGGAGCGTTTTGAACGAGAAGAAGCTTTCGTTGAAGAAGCCAAGAATGATTTACTGAGTGCCTCAGACCGTATCTTCATCAAAGACGGCGAGAAATGCTGGTTTGTTCCGTTGGAAGAAGTTCGACTCTTCGAAAGTGAAGGAAATTATGTACGCGTTTGGTTCCGAGATTTCAAGCCACTAATTCTTCGTTCTCTTAATCAACTGGATGAGCGACTCGACCCAAAACAATTTTTCAGAACAAGTAGAAAGCACATCGTCAACCTTTCGTGGATTGATGATATCGAACCTTGGTTCAACGGAGGATTACGCTGCACCTTAAAAGATGGAAAAGAGATCGAAGTATCACGCCGTCAAGCAGCACGATTCAAGGAGATCAAAAGCCTCTAG
- a CDS encoding sensor histidine kinase has product MSRKTIYLLIIIAVISLSGIIITQIYWVGKAYGLQEKQFNDRVVIALSSVVDRIQEANHDSAFVEPVSQVSPSYYVANINDTLHPYFLETLLKEEFTSLNLEEDFEYAIYDCFSDSIVYGARINMGEDTERAPALNLGNQKRFNNDGHYFGIYFPKKTTVLIRQMDFWIFSSVAIIVVIFFFAYAITIILRQKRLSEVKTDFINNMTHELKTPISTIAISSEMLLRNDVQSDEERMTQYASIIKNENQRLQSQVERVLSVATLSPDKLKLNKEIVNMHEIIQQAAESQQLHLNDREGALILNIDATNPMVEGDRVHLTNLVYNLIDNAVKYTEAQPQITISSGNEKGFIVMEVKDNGIGIDQKHQRMIFDKFFRVPTGNVHNVKGFGLGLFYVHTVVEAHGGQVTVDSEPGQGSRFIVKLKSTTS; this is encoded by the coding sequence GTGAGCCGAAAGACGATCTATCTCTTGATCATAATTGCGGTGATCTCACTCTCTGGGATCATCATCACTCAAATCTATTGGGTGGGCAAAGCTTATGGTCTTCAAGAAAAGCAATTCAATGACCGAGTGGTGATTGCGCTAAGCTCTGTGGTAGATCGAATTCAAGAGGCCAATCACGACAGTGCCTTTGTAGAACCAGTAAGCCAGGTATCGCCTTCTTATTACGTGGCGAACATCAACGACACACTTCATCCCTATTTCTTAGAGACTCTACTTAAAGAAGAATTCACCAGTCTCAATCTGGAAGAAGACTTTGAGTATGCGATCTATGATTGTTTCAGCGATTCCATTGTGTACGGTGCCCGCATCAACATGGGAGAAGATACCGAACGAGCGCCTGCGTTGAACCTGGGAAATCAGAAACGATTCAATAACGACGGACATTACTTCGGGATTTATTTTCCGAAAAAGACGACCGTATTGATTCGTCAAATGGACTTCTGGATTTTCTCCAGCGTGGCCATCATCGTGGTGATCTTCTTCTTCGCTTATGCGATTACTATCATCCTTCGGCAGAAACGACTGTCAGAGGTCAAGACAGACTTCATCAATAACATGACGCATGAGTTGAAAACACCGATCTCAACTATCGCGATTAGTAGTGAGATGCTGCTTCGCAACGATGTGCAGTCTGATGAAGAGCGCATGACGCAATATGCTTCGATCATCAAAAATGAAAATCAACGACTTCAATCCCAGGTGGAGCGCGTGCTTTCAGTAGCCACGTTATCTCCAGATAAGCTGAAGCTGAACAAAGAGATCGTTAATATGCACGAGATCATTCAGCAAGCTGCTGAGTCACAACAGTTGCACTTGAACGACCGTGAGGGCGCCTTGATTCTGAACATTGACGCCACAAATCCAATGGTCGAAGGCGACCGGGTTCACCTTACCAATTTGGTGTACAACCTGATTGACAATGCCGTGAAGTACACTGAAGCTCAACCTCAGATTACCATCTCATCTGGAAACGAGAAAGGCTTCATTGTTATGGAAGTCAAAGACAACGGAATTGGTATTGACCAGAAGCATCAGCGTATGATCTTCGACAAGTTCTTCCGTGTTCCAACCGGGAATGTTCACAATGTGAAAGGATTTGGACTGGGTTTATTCTACGTCCACACCGTGGTTGAAGCGCATGGCGGTCAAGTCACTGTGGATAGCGAACCGGGTCAAGGAAGTCGGTTCATTGTCAAACTTAAATCAACCACATCATGA
- a CDS encoding response regulator transcription factor yields MSESKTKILLVEDDFNLGFVIQDLLKLEGYAVTLAKDGKEGLMQFNKASYDLCILDVMLPSKDGFELAQDIRKVNSSVPIVFLTAKGMAEDKVKGFQVGGDDYITKPFHNDEFLLRVKAILKRSIGKETNEEPETFTIGNYSYDPKSFQLCLEDDCRKLTKKEADLLKLLCKHQDQVIERELIANMVWGDDSYFVGRSMDVFITRLRKYLKGDERVAISNVHGVGFRLEVTA; encoded by the coding sequence ATGAGTGAGAGCAAGACAAAGATCCTATTGGTCGAAGATGATTTCAATCTTGGATTTGTGATTCAAGATCTACTCAAGCTCGAAGGCTATGCCGTCACTTTAGCCAAGGATGGGAAAGAAGGTCTGATGCAGTTCAACAAGGCTTCGTATGACCTGTGTATTCTGGATGTCATGCTTCCATCAAAGGACGGATTTGAGCTTGCACAAGATATTCGAAAGGTGAACTCTTCAGTTCCGATTGTGTTCCTCACCGCTAAGGGAATGGCTGAAGACAAGGTGAAAGGATTCCAGGTGGGTGGTGATGATTACATCACAAAACCCTTCCACAACGATGAATTCTTGTTGCGAGTGAAGGCAATTCTGAAGCGAAGTATTGGAAAAGAAACGAACGAAGAACCGGAGACTTTTACGATTGGGAACTACAGCTATGACCCGAAGAGTTTTCAGTTGTGCCTTGAAGATGACTGTCGGAAATTGACAAAGAAGGAGGCTGACTTGCTCAAACTGCTTTGCAAGCATCAAGACCAAGTGATTGAACGAGAGTTAATCGCGAATATGGTTTGGGGCGACGACAGCTATTTCGTTGGACGAAGTATGGATGTCTTCATCACACGATTACGTAAATACCTCAAGGGAGATGAGCGCGTAGCTATCTCCAATGTACACGGAGTTGGATTCCGATTAGAGGTGACTGCTTAG
- a CDS encoding zinc-dependent peptidase has protein sequence MKVLIATAVIIGVVVFARRKPKTRKLRKLPSKFRFLSGIIQANNDYYNSLSKEEQAEFARRVGEFIEYREWIPRSMKEITTEMKVIIASHAVQITFGYPALVLAHFKRIILYPIEYPSRVTGKKHKGEVNALGVIVLSWNHVMDGVRIPDDGINLVIHEIAHALEIENIVQNGEWSFIPEDEMKAFKKEARTVMPEIDAGNSLLRPYAATNQREFFAVVVENFFERPAQLREVHPTLFDLTAKILRQEEWAAKQEL, from the coding sequence ATGAAAGTGCTAATTGCCACAGCCGTGATCATCGGCGTTGTTGTTTTTGCTCGTCGTAAACCGAAGACAAGAAAGCTGCGAAAACTCCCTTCGAAGTTTAGATTTCTCTCCGGCATCATTCAGGCCAACAACGATTATTACAACTCACTTTCCAAGGAAGAACAAGCTGAATTTGCACGTCGTGTGGGTGAGTTCATCGAATATCGTGAATGGATTCCGCGCAGCATGAAAGAGATCACCACGGAGATGAAGGTCATCATTGCCTCCCATGCAGTTCAGATCACGTTTGGCTACCCTGCACTTGTACTGGCGCATTTCAAACGCATCATACTCTACCCGATTGAATATCCCTCTCGTGTCACAGGCAAAAAGCACAAAGGAGAGGTCAATGCCCTCGGAGTAATTGTCCTCTCTTGGAACCACGTTATGGATGGCGTGCGCATACCTGACGATGGAATTAACCTTGTCATTCATGAAATTGCGCATGCGTTGGAGATTGAAAACATCGTCCAAAACGGCGAATGGTCATTCATTCCCGAAGACGAAATGAAGGCCTTTAAAAAGGAAGCCCGTACCGTTATGCCAGAAATTGATGCCGGCAACAGCTTGCTTCGTCCGTATGCCGCAACGAACCAACGTGAGTTCTTCGCTGTTGTAGTAGAGAATTTCTTCGAACGCCCTGCACAACTACGAGAAGTTCACCCAACCTTATTTGACTTAACGGCTAAGATTCTTCGCCAAGAAGAGTGGGCCGCGAAACAAGAACTATGA